A window from Triticum aestivum cultivar Chinese Spring chromosome 6D, IWGSC CS RefSeq v2.1, whole genome shotgun sequence encodes these proteins:
- the LOC123146427 gene encoding senescence-specific cysteine protease SAG39-like, with protein sequence MRSSSQQRLTRGTKRAWRGFLLDSCMRTLLLGVFYRAATECIVKLKTGKLISLSEQELVDCDVHGEDQGCEGRLMDDAFNFIIKNGGLTTESNYPYTSEYDKCNSGTNGAATIQSYEDVPANNEGALMQVVASQHVSVALDGGDMTFQFYKGRVMTGSCGTDLDHGIAAIGYGKTNNYTKYWLLKNSRGTTWGENGYLRTEKDIPDKIGMCGLRWSLLTPLHRRASSGTYVRMHMIN encoded by the exons ATGAGGAGTTCAAGTCAACAACGGCTAACAAGGGGTACAAAACGAGCTTGGAGAGGGTTCCTActggattcatgtatgagaac GTTGTTGTTGGGCGTTTTCTACCGTGCTGCTACAGAGTGTATCGTTAAGCTCAAAACTGGCAAGCTTATCTCACTTTCGGAGCAAGAGTTGGTAGATTGTGATGTCCATGGTGAAGACCAGGGTTGTGAAGGCAGGCTCATGGATGATGCATTTAACTTCATAATCAAGAATGGCGGTCTCACCACCGAGTCCAACTATCCATATACCTCGGAATATGATAAGTGCAATAGTGGAACCAATGGTGCTGCAACCATTCAAAGTTATGAGGATGTTCCAGCCAACAACGAAGGTGCCCTCATGCAAGTTGTTGCAAGCCAACATGTCTCAGTAGCCTTAGATGGAGGAGATATGACTTTCCAGTTTTACAAAGGCAGAGTGATGACAGGCTCATGTGGCACAGACCTGGATCATGGTATTGCGGCTATTGGTTATGGAAAGACCAACAATTACACAAAATATTGGTTGTTGAAGAATTCAAGGGGAACAACATGGGGCGAGAACGGATATTTAAGAACAGAGAAGGATATTCCCGACAAGATTGGCATGTGTGGCTTGCGATGGAGCCTTCTTACCCCACTGCATAGAAGAGCGTCCTCTGGCACATATGTTCGCATGCACATGATCAATTAA
- the LOC123141970 gene encoding senescence-specific cysteine protease SAG39-like, whose product MAIPKALILGILGCVCFCSSVLEARELSDDLSMVARHESWMVEYGRVYKDDAEKAQRFGVFKANVGFIESFNAKNLKFYLGVNQFADLTNEEFKATKANKGYKPSMERMPTGFRYENVSFDALPATVDWRTKGAVTPIKDQGQCGCCWAFSAVAATEGVVKLKTGKLISLSEQELVDCDVHGEDQGCEGGLMDDAFKFIIKNGGLTTESNYPYTAADDKCKSGTNGAATIKIYEDVPANNEGALMQAVASQPVSVAVDGGDMTFQFYKGGVMTGSCGTDLDHGIAAIGYGKTSDGTKYWLLKNSWGTTWGENGYLRMEKDIPDKKGMCGLAMEPSYPTA is encoded by the exons ATGGCCATCCCAAAAGCTTTGATCCTTGGCATCCTCGGATGTGTCTGCTTCTGCAGTTCGGTCCTAGAAGCTCGTGAGCTCAGCGATGACTTGTCGATGGTGGCAAGGCACGAGAGCTGGATGGTGGAGTACGGCCGTGTGTACAAGGACGATGCTGAGAAGGCGCAACGATTCGGGGTGTTCAAGGCCAATGTCGGGTTCATCGAGTCGTTTAATGCCAAGAACCTCAAGTTCTATTTGGGCGTCAATCAGTTCGCCGACCTAACGAACGAGGAGTTCAAGGCGACGAAGGCTAACAAGGGGTACAAACCGAGCATGGAGAGGATGCCTACCGGATTCAGGTATGAGAATGTAAGTTTCGATGCACTTCCGGCAACCGTAGACTGGAGAACGAAAGGAGCAGTCACCCCCATCAAGGATCAGGGCCAATGTG GTTGTTGTTGGGCTTTTTCTGCTGTCGCTGCTACAGAGGGCGTCGTTAAGCTCAAAACCGGCAAGCTTATCTCCTTGTCTGAGCAAGAACTAGTGGATTGTGATGTCCATGGTGAAGACCAAGGTTGCGAAGGTGGGCTTATGGATGATGCCTTCAAGTTCATAATCAAGAATGGCGGTCTCACAACCGAGTCAAACTACCCATATACCGCGGCAGATGACAAGTGCAAGAGTGGAACCAACGGTGCCGCAACCATCAAAATCTATGAGGATGTTCCAGCCAACAACGAGGGAGCTCTCATGCAAGCCGTCGCAAGCCAACCCGTCTCGGTGGCTGTAGATGGAGGAGATATGACCTTCCAATTTTACAAAGGTGGAGTGATGACAGGCTCATGTGGCACAGACCTGGACCATGGTATTGCGGCTATTGGTTATGGCAAGACCAGCGATGGCACAAAATATTGGTTGCTGAAGAATTCATGGGGAACAACATGGGGCGAGAACGGATATTTAAGAATGGAGAAGGACATTCCCGACAAGAAAGGCATGTGTGGCCTTGCGATGGAGCCTTCTTACCCCACTGCATAG
- the LOC123141971 gene encoding senescence-specific cysteine protease SAG39-like, which translates to MAIPKALILGILGCVCFCSSVLAARELSDDLSMVARHESWMVQYGRVYKDDAEKAQRFGVFKANVGFIESFNAKNLKFYLGVNQFADLTNEEFKATKANKGYKPSMERMPTGFRYENVSFDALPATVDWRTKGAVTPIKDQGQCGCCWAFSAVAATEGVVKLKTGKLISLSEQELVDCDVHGEDQGCEGGLMDDAFKFIIKNGGLTTESNYPYTAADDKCKSGTNGAATIKSYEDVPANNEGALMQAVASQPVSVAVDGGDMTFQFYKGGVMTGSCGTDLDHGIAAIGYGKTSDGTKYWLLKNSWGTTWGENGYLRMEKDIPDKKGMCGLAMEPSYPTA; encoded by the exons ATGGCCATCCCAAAAGCTTTGATCCTTGGCATCCTCGGATGTGTCTGCTTCTGCAGTTCGGTCCTAGCAGCTCGTGAGCTCAGCGATGACTTGTCGATGGTGGCAAGGCACGAGAGCTGGATGGTGCAGTACGGCCGTGTGTACAAGGACGATGCTGAGAAGGCGCAACGATTCGGGGTGTTCAAGGCCAATGTCGGGTTCATCGAGTCGTTTAATGCCAAGAACCTCAAGTTCTATTTGGGCGTCAATCAGTTCGCCGACCTAACGAACGAGGAGTTCAAGGCGACGAAGGCTAACAAGGGGTACAAACCGAGCATGGAGAGGATGCCTACCGGATTCAGGTATGAGAATGTAAGTTTCGATGCACTTCCGGCAACCGTAGACTGGAGAACGAAAGGAGCAGTCACCCCCATCAAGGATCAGGGCCAATGTG GTTGTTGTTGGGCTTTTTCTGCCGTCGCTGCTACAGAGGGCGTCGTTAAGCTCAAAACCGGCAAGCTTATCTCCTTGTCTGAGCAAGAACTAGTGGATTGTGATGTCCATGGTGAAGACCAAGGTTGCGAAGGTGGGCTTATGGATGATGCCTTCAAGTTCATAATCAAGAATGGCGGTCTCACAACCGAGTCCAACTACCCATATACCGCGGCAGATGACAAGTGCAAGAGTGGAACCAACGGTGCCGCAACCATCAAAAGCTATGAGGATGTTCCAGCCAACAACGAGGGAGCTCTCATGCAAGCCGTCGCAAGCCAACCCGTCTCGGTGGCTGTAGATGGAGGAGATATGACCTTCCAATTTTACAAAGGTGGAGTGATGACAGGCTCATGTGGCACAGACCTGGACCATGGTATTGCGGCTATTGGTTATGGCAAGACCAGCGATGGCACAAAATATTGGTTGCTTAAGAATTCATGGGGAACAACATGGGGCGAGAACGGATATTTAAGAATGGAGAAGGACATTCCCGACAAGAAAGGCATGTGTGGCCTTGCGATGGAGCCTTCTTACCCCACTGCATAG